ACACGTCGTGTTCGGCGTCGTCACCGCCTTCGTCGTGCGTTGGCGCGAAAGGCGCGCCATGTGAGCGTTCGGCGGTGAGCGCGGGCGGGTTCGCCTGGGCGGTCCGCGCATGACGGGAGGAGCACCCCTCACCCCGTTTTCGCAGCGGCTGAAAGGCAACGTCGCCCGGCTCGACGCCGCCTATCGGGCGAGCATGGAGGACGCCACCGCCCACCTTCGCCGCAGCGGCATGGCGGGCGGGGCGAAGACCACCGGCGACCGGGCACCCGACTTCGCCTTGCCGCACGGCCGGGGGGCGCCGTTCGTCCTGTCGGACGCGCTGGCGGCGGGGCCGGTCGTCCTCTCGTTCTTGCGCGGCGAGTGGTGCTCCTTCTGCCGGATCGAGATGGACGCCCTGGTCGACGCACGATCGCGCATCGCCGCGCGCGGGGCACGACTGGTGATGATCTCGCCGCAGGCGCCGAGCGCAGCGTTCGCGGCGCGGACCTGCGGCCTTGCCGGGCTGACGGTGCTGACCGACCGGCTGAACGGCGTGGCACTGCAGTATGGCCTCGTCTTCCGAATGCCCGACATGCTGCGCCACGCCCTGCTCGACCTCGATGTCGACCTCGGCCACATCTACGGCACGGATGCCTGGCTCGTGCCGATCCCGGCGACCTACCTCCTCGCGCCGGACGGGACGATCGCACTCGCCCACATCGATCCGGACACCTGCGTTCGCCTCGATCCGGAGGAGATCGTCGCCCGGATTTGACCGTTCATGCGGCCGGCACCGGCCAGGCGAGGTCGCCCGAAGCCGTCATGCCGGCTTGGCGCAACAACGCAGCGAGTGCGGGCGAGCGGCGCCGGCCGGCGACCGTGGTCAGCGCGACGCGAAAGGTGACGGGAAGGTCCGCCAGCGGCCGAAACGGCAGCCCCCACGCGGCGGCCGCCGCCTCCGGCCAGAGGACGACGCCGAGGCCCGCGCGCACCATCTCGCCCATCCAGCGCTCGTCGTCGCTGCGGTGGCGCACGGCGCGGACGACCGCGCGCGCCTCCATCGCCGCCGCGATGGCGTCCTCGTGGCCGCAGCCGCGGCGGACCACGAGTGCCTCGCCGTCCAGATCCTCCAGCGTCACCTCGCGCGCCCGCATGAAGCGGTGCTCCGGCGCGAAGGCGACGACGAGCGGATCGTCGATCACGTCGTGCCGGTCTAAGCGCTCGTGACCGGGCGCGTCCCCGGCGAGCGGCGTGAGGAAGGCGGCGTCGAGTTCTCCGCCCATCAGCCGCTCTTCGAGGTCGGCCGAAGGGGCGATGACGACGTCGAACCCGAGGCCGGCGATCTCGCGCGCGGTCGCACACAGCAGCGGGGCGACACTTTGCGCGCACACCGCCGAGGAGGCGCCGAGCGTCAACTGCCCCGCCTCGCGCCGCGAGAAGCTGCGAGCCTGCGTCTTCGCCGCCTCCGCCGCCGCCAGCGAGGCGGCGAGGTGCGGCAGCATCATGCGCCCCAATTCCGTGAGGTGCGTGTTCGCGCGCTCGCGGCGGAAGAGCGGTCCGCCGAGTTCGTCCTCCAGCTTCTGGATCGCGCGCGTCAGCGACGGCTGCGCCACATGGAGACGCTCGGCGGCGCGGGTGAAGTTGAGCTGTTCCGCCGCCGCCAGGAAATAGCGGACCTGATACATTTCCATCGCGCTACCGCCGGGCCCGAGCCTCGCTACCCATCGCGGGTCCGATCATCTCACGAACCCCGGCGGTGACGGGGGCGGGCCGCGCCCCGCCGTCGGAGTGCCCCATTCGGCGGGGGTCGCACGGGGACACCGGCCCCGGCATGGGCGGACGGGCGCGCGTCATGCGTGGATGCGCAGGCCGGGGCGCCCGTCGAGGCGAGCATCGAGGCGAGCGTCGAGTGTCGTGACGAACCGGTCGTCGCACTTCAGGCGGCGCCGCGCCGCGAGCACCCTGTCGAGCGCCACCCGGTCACCGCGCTCGGCCGCGGCCTTGGCGAGGGTCCGCACGAATACGTCGCGTTGCGCGTGGCTCCCGCCGAGGTCCTGCAGCCGGGTCGCGAGGACGCCGAGCGCCGCCGGCCCGCGCGGGCCGAAGCCGAACGACAGGATCACGCCCGCCAGGTCGACCCCCACCGCGTTCATCACGTCGCCCTGGTCCGTCTCGTCCGTGGCCTGCGCGGCCATCGCGGCGGCGAGTTCGCGGGCACTGGCGACGTCGCCGGCCGCGACGAGGGCGATGAGATTATGGAGCGCCGCGAAGGCGAGTGTCGCGTCGCGGCGGCGCTTGCGTGCGATCTCCGCCAGCGCCTCCCAGCGATCGCCGACGGCGATGCCGTCCAGTTCGAGGCGCCACAGCAGCGACACCGCGTTCGCCATATCGCGGAAATCATCGGTGGGAAGCGGGCGCACCTCGGTGTCGTAGAGGTCCAGCACCCGCGCGTGGTCGCCGGCCTCCAGGTGGAACAGGGCGAGATGCCAGGCCATGTGGAAGGCGAAGTTGTTGCACCCGGTCCAGACCGGTCGGGCCGCCTCGATCCAGCCGATCCCGTCGGCGATAGCGCCGCGCATCTCGTAGACATGGCCGACGGCGTGGAGGCCCCATGCGTCGTCCGGCGCCCAGGCGACGGCGCGGCGGCCGACCCATTCCGCGGCGGCGAGTTCGCCGGCCTCCTCCAGGCCGAAGGCGTGGCATCCGAGGACATAGCCGAAGCCCGGCCGCTCCGCCTCCCAAGCCGGTAGAACGAGGCCGGTTCCCGCCAGCATGCCGGCGATGTCGCCCACCATGAAGCGCAGCGACTGCGCGAGTTTGACGTGGAGCAGCGCATGCGGATCGGTCGCGACGTAGGCGTCCAGGCGATCGGCGGCGGCGCGGAACCGGCCGTCCACGGCCAATGCCAGCGCATCGACGAGCGCCGCCTCGGCCGGCACCGCATCGCCCTTGGCGTCTTTCGCTTCGCGCGCCGCCTGCAAAGCGAGCCGTGCGGCGGGCGCCAACTCGTCGCGGGCGAGGACGAGGCACGAGAACCCCCGCAAGGCGTGCGCCGCGACGAGGCCGGGGTCGCGCGCGATCGCCTGCTCGAGGGCGGCGCCGGCGTTCGGGCGATGGGCGAGGACGGCGTGGGTGGCGGCCTCGAAGGCCCGCAGCGCACTCGGGTCCGTCGCGGCGTGGGCGGTGCCGTAGCGGTCGACGGGCATCAGGCGCCTCCCGCGATGGCGCCATCGCGGCCGCCTGCCGCGCGGAAGCCGCGACCGCTCGGCGCGGCACCGCGGCCGGGGGACGGCGTGCCGGGCGACGCGGCGCGGCCGCCATGGCGCTCCGAAATTTCGCGATGGGTCCGTCTCATGGTGCAACTCCTTCGCCGTGTCACGGGGAACGGTCTGACAAGGGTTCGTTGCGACCGGGGCCCGGCGTTACGCCGGTGCGTCGTCACGTCGTCGTGAGGCGCGCGTCATCGCAGCCCGGCGCCGCCTTTCCGGGGGCGCCGAGTAAGCGGCCGGATGCCGCCGGGCGGTCGAGATCACGAGCGGCCCGGCAGGTCACCAACGCAGAAGCAGGGGGCCGAGGAGAGCGCCGGCGAGCGCCGCGAGCACGATACCGAGCGAGTACCAGGTCAGAACGAAGAGCGCCGACGCCTCGGGGCAGTGCAGGCAGTAGACCGTGGCGGCGAGCGCGCCCGCCGTGAGCCCGGCCGCGGCGCCGGCCGCCCGCAACCGCGTCGGCGCCAATCGGCGATAGGCCCGGAGCAGACCGGCGAAGACCGGCACGGCGAGGGCGAGCACGAGCCACGGACAGCTCGCCCAGCTCTCGCCCAGCCATAGCGCCATCCGATCGGCGGGAGGTGTCCGCGTCAGCTCGACGGCGCCGAGGGCGCCGAGGAGCAGCACCGGCACCGCCGTCACCCAGGCGACGCGCCCGGGCGCGCGCCCCGGCCTGGCGAGCCGCATCGACATCGCGACGGCGGCGAGCGCCAGCGACAGGGTGTACGCCACCTTGGTCCACAACGCCGCGCCGCGGGCGGCCGTGCCGAGGTCGTCGCGCAAGCCCAGCACCGCGACCGCCAGGAGGGCAGAAACGGCCGCCCCCACCGCCGCGCCGGCCAGGATCCGCCGCTCCACCGCGCGGCGGCCGACGCGCGGAACGTCCCGGGCGAGCGATTGGACCAAGTCCTCCGTCGTCGTCACTGTTCGCCCCGAACCCGCACCATCAGCGCCTTCAAGCCGCGATGCACCGAAACTTTGACATCGGACTCGCCGATGCCCCCCGCCTCCGCCGCCTCGGAGACGCTCAGCCCCTCGATCCGGGTGGCGCGGATCATCCGGGCCTGTTTGGGCGGAAGCTCGGCGAGGAGGCGCTCGACGTCGAGCTGCGCGACGACGCTCGCCTCGGTATCGGCCGCGGCCAGCGTCTCCTCGAGTCCGTCGATCGGCTGAAGCCGGCGGGTGCGGCGGAAATGATCGGCCATCTTGTAGCGCGCGATCGCGAACATCCAGGCGGTGAAGGGGCGCGCGCGGTCCCAGGTGGCGCGGCGCGTATGGACGGCGATCAGCGTTTCCTGCACGAGATCCTCGATATCGTTTTCGTCACCCCGCATGCGGTGCCGGTAGAAGCTGCGCAAAATCGGAACGAGCAGGCGCAACAAGGCCGCGTGAGCCGACGCATCGCCGTTCAGCCCGTCGATCATCAGGCCCCGCAACGCCCTCTCGGTCGACTGCATCCACTCTCCTCGATGACGACTTCGGCCGAGCCGCCGGAACGGTTACATGGTGCCCTTCCGTTTCGTCGGGAGACAATCCATGCTCACCCCGTCGTATCGCATTCGCATTGGATGGCGGCGCCCCCACGCGGCCGGCCCGCCGGGCGACTGCGAGATCAACCGGCGGTCCGGCAAGGGAAATCGGGCCCGTTCACGATATCGAGCCCCATCGTTTTGTCGATATGAGCTTTCCACCGAGTCCTTCGAAGGTATTCCCCCCTTTCGCATCGGGCGTTCAACCAGCATACTGGTCGCACACGTTCTGAAAGAACGGATAAAACGGCCCGGCAAAAAGATCGGGTCATGGGAGGGATACAAATGAAACGTGTCATCGCAGCTATTGCGTTCGCCGTCACCGCGCTGCCGCTCGGCGCCGCGCAAGCCCAGGACGCGGTCGAATTGCACGGAGCCTCGCAGTTCGGGGACGAGCACGCCTTCACCAAGGCGCTCGTCAAGTTCGAGGAGCTGGTGGATGCCTGCTACGACGGTGACGTCACCTTCGTCCTGCACAAAAACTCCGAACTCGGCCTGGAGAAGGACTATTTCAACTTCATGTCGCAGGGCGTCTCGGTCGACTACGCGATCGTCTCGCCGAGCCACATGTCGACCTATTCCAAGAAGGCGCCGCTGATGGACATGCCCTTCCTGTTCCGCGACACCGACCACTGGAACAAGGTACTCGAACAAGGCGGCCTCGACCCCATCGCGCAGGACGTGTCGGAGCGTGCGGACGTGGAGCTGATCGGCTATGCCGGCGGCGGCACGCGCAACCTTATCGTCAACCGCCCGGTCCGCACCATGGAAGACCTGAAGGGCCTGCCGATGCGCGTCATGGGCGCGCCGATCCAGACGCGCATCTTCGACGCCGTCAACGCCGCTCCCTCCGTCATCGCCTATGACGAGGTCTACAACGCGATCCAGACCGGCGTGATCGACGCGGCCGAGAACGAGGCCGCCGGCATCGAGCAGATGAAATTCTACGAGGTCGGGCCGCACATCTCCAAGACGCAGCACGCCATCACCGTGCGGCCGATCGGGTTCGCCGGGAAGACCATGCGCCGCCTGCCCGAAGCGTTGCAGGCCTGCATCCGCGAGGCCGGTGCCGAGGCCGGCAAGTACGGCCGCGACATCGAGTCCACCCAGGATTCGCAGAAGCTCGAGGCGATGGAGGACCAGGGCCTCCTCACCACCTACGAGTTCGAGGAGCGTGAGAAGCTGCTGGAGCTCGCCGAGCCGGTGAAGCGGGCCTACGCCGAGGAACTCGGCGCGACCGACACCCTCGATCGGATCAACGCGATCCAATAACGAGCGACCTCGATCGGACGGGAGGCGCGCTGCCGCCCGTCCGTGTGGTCTCGCCATGATCCGCATACTCGACATCATCTACTGGGCGCTCAGGGTCGCGATCACGCTCCTGATCGCCGCCCTCATCGTGCCGGTCACGATGCAGGTCCTGTCGCGCTACACGGGCCTCGTTCCGCGCTTCATCTGGACCGAGGAGCTTGCTCGGTTCTGCTTCGTCTGGATGATCATGGTCGGCTCCATGATCGCCGTCCGCGATGACACCCACTTCGACGTCGACCTCCTGCCCGTCCCCGAGACGGCGCGCGCCTTGGGCCTCGCCAAGCTCGTGCGGCACCTCGCCATGGCCGGGCTGGCGGTGGCGTTCCTCTGGTACGGCCGCCCCTTCGTCAATCAGGGCTTGATGCAGACGTCGGAGATCGCCGAGCTGCCGATGGTGACGATCTACGTCGCCTGGCCGCTCGCCGGCGCCGTATGGCTGGTGTTCCTGATCGAGAAGATCGCCCGCGACATCCACTATGTCCGGCTGGGATCCGTGCCGCTGCCCCCCTACGATCCGATCCGGCGCTCGGGCGATCTCGAGGCCGTGGAGCATGTCGATGTCCCCCGCTGAGGTCGCCCTTATCCTGTTCGGCACGTTCATCGCGCTGGTCATCCTGCGCGTGCCGGTCGCCTTCTCGCTCGGGCTGGCGTGCGTTCCCGTCTTCTTCATCTCCGACCGGCTGACGCCGAGCCTGCTGTTCGACCAGATGTTCCGGTCCTACAACTCGTTCGTCCTGCTGGCGGTGCCGTTCTTCCTGCTGGCGGCCAACCTGATGAATTCGGCCGGCATCACGCAGCGGCTCGTCAACCTGTCGCGCGTGGCGGTGGGGCACCTGCCGGGCGGCCTCGGCCACATCAACGTGCTGGTGTCGATGCTGTTCGCGGGCATCTCCGGCTCGTCGACGGCGGACGCCGCCGGCATCGGCTCCCTGCTGATCCCGCAAATGAAGAAGGAAGGCTACGACTCCAGCTTCGCCGTCGCCGTCACCGCATGCTCGTCGGTGATGGGGGTGGTGATCCCGCCGTCGATCCTCATGGTGGTGTGGGGCGGGCTGATGTCGGTCTCGATCGGCGGGCTGTTCCTCGCCGGCATCCTGCCGGGGCTCCTCATCGCCGCTTCCATGATGGGGATCGTCTACATCTACGCCGTGCGGCGCGGCTACCCGGTCTACAAGCGGGCGAGCGGGCGGGAGTTCCTGCAGGCGCTGCTGGGGGCGCTGCTCCCGTTGGCGACGCCGGCAATCATCATCGGCGGCATCGTCGGCGGGTTCTTCACGCCCACCGAGGCCTCGGTCATCGCGGTGATCTACTCGCTGATCCTCGGCATGGTCGTCTACCGCACGATCACGCCGCGCCGGTTGCCGGTGGTGCTCTACGATTCGGCGCGCTTCGCGGCGATCTCGCTGTTCTGCATCGGCACCGCGTCGGCCTTCGGCTGGATCCTCGCCTACTTCAAGATCCCCCAGGCGCTGGTCAACGAAATGGCCACCTGGGGCGCGGGGCTGACCGAGACCGGCATCCTCATCGCCCTCGCCTTCCTGATCGTGGGCATGTTCATCGACGCGATCCCGGCGATCATCATCCTCGGCACCGTCCTCTACCCGGTGGCGCAGGACGTCGGCATGCATCCGATCCATTTCGCGATCATCGGCGTCGTGTCGCTCGCCTTCGGCCTGGTGACACCGCCCTACGGTCTATGCCTCCTGATCGCCAGCGCCATCGGCGAGATCCGCATGGTCCAGGCGCTGCGCGATGTCGCGATCATCCTGTCGGCGATGATCGCGGTGTTGCTCTTCATCATCCTGTTCCCGGATGCGATCCTGGCTCTGCCCCGCTGGCTGATGCCGCGCTTCGTCGGCTAGGAGGGGCGCGGCGCCCGCTCCGGGTGCCGCTCCCCCGCCGTCCGTGGAAACGCCGACGAGTCCGGCAACCCGGCCAATCTCGACGGGGCGCCGGCGGCCCGCGTCAGAAGTCGCCGTCGAAGATCAGGATCACGTAGGCCAGGAAGACCGCCAGATGGACGACGCCCTGCAACGCATTGGTGCGCGTGCCGACGAAGGTCACGATGCTGATCGCCAGCGACAGCGCCAGGATCACGACCCCCGATGACGACAGGCCCAGCTCGATCGGAAGGTCGACGATCCACGCTGCGGTCAGCACCGCCGGCACCGTGAGGCCGATGGTGGCGAGCGCCGAGCCCAGGCAGATGTTCACCGCCCGCTGCTGCTGATTGTGGCGCGCCGCGTCGAGCGCGGCCAGCCCCTCCGGCGTCAGGATCATGATGGCGACGATGAAGCCGCCCAGCGCCACCGGCGCCCCGATCTGAGCGATGCCGAAGTCCACATAGACCGCGAGCTTCTTCGACATCAGCACCAGCGGCACCAGCGTCAGCAGAAGGCCGAGAACGTGGACGCCGGTGCTCTTGGGCCGGACGTGATGCATCGGCTCGGGCGCATTGTCGTCGTCGTGGGCGGGCTGCTGGAAGACGTTGGGATTCTGCACCGTCTGGTACAGCAAGAAGATGCCGTAGAGCGCGATCGAGACGACGATCTGAAAGACGGTCTGAAGGTTGGACAGCCCCCCGCCCGGCGCCGACGGCGTGAAGCGCGGCAGCACCAGGCTGGTGATCGCCACCGGCAGCAGCACCACGAGATAGGCGTTGGCGCCCGACAGGTTGAACACCTGCAACCCATGCCGCAGCCCCCCGAGCAGCAGGCTGAGGCCGACGAGACCGTTGAGTACGATCATCAACACCGAGAACATCGTGTCGCGCGCCAGAGTGGGCGTGTTCTCGCCCGTCAGCATCACCGCGGTGATCAGCGCCACCTCGATGCCGATCACCGAGAGCGTGAGGATCAGCGTGCCGAGGGGCTCGCCGAAGATGACCGCCAGACACTCGGCGTGGTGGACGACGCGGAACACCGCCATCAGCATTACCACGAAGATGAGGCCGAGCACGACGAGCGAGCCGGCTTCGCCGATCAGATCCGGCTTCAGCGCGCCGCCCAGCGCCGTCAGCAGTGCGAAGACGCCCCAGATCAGCACGGTCGGCCATTCGGCGAGGAAGGCGAGCGGACCGGTCCGCCCCGGCTGATGGTCCTGCTTGGGCAAGGCGGTCCCTCCGGCACGTTACGCAGGGGCGCGCGATGCAACCGGCACGCCACCCACCATCGCTAGCAGCCGCGGCACCCGTCGCCAAGGCGATCGGCGTCGCGCCGACGCCGCGTGCGGGCGGTCAGTCCTTCGCGGCGAGCGCGGCGATCAGCGGGCCGAGGTGTGCCTCGTAGCGGCGCCACGCTTCGGAGCTTCCGGTGTAGATGCTGCGGCGCACCTGGCCGGCGCTCGCCGTGGCCACCGCGCGACCCGATGTGTGAAAGTCGAGGCAGGCGGGCTCGAAGGCGAGGCCGCAGTGGGCGAGCAGCGCCCGCGTCGTCGCCTCGGGCTGGAGGGTCAGCGTCTCGTAGTCGAGCGTCAGGATGCGGCCCGGCATGAGCCCGTCCCAGAAGGCTTGGAGCGACGTGGCGAGCCGGTGGTAGCGGCCGAGTTCGGCGAGGTCGTAGCCGTAGTCGTTGCCCTCGACCGCGAAGTAGAGCTTGAAGATCGACCAGCAGGTGGCGACCGGATCGCGCGCCATGGCGACGATCTTCGCGTCCGGGAAGGCCGCGGCGATGAACCCCGCCCAACGCTGGTTGGCGAGGTGCTTGTCGACCACCACCGGCGCGCTGACCGGCAGCTCGGCGACGAGGGCGCGGTAGCGGCCGCGGACGTCGGCGAGGATATCCTGCGTCACCGGGCGGCCGGCCTGGAGCGCGGCGAGGAGCGGGCGCACCGCGCGGTCGAATGCGTTGGTCTCGCCCGCCCCGTCGACACGGCTGTGCGCGCTCAGGATCTGCTCCGTGAGGCTGGAGCCGGAGCGCGGCAGGCCGATGACGAAGATCGGCACCGGTCCGTCGTCGGTCGGCCCCACGTAGGCGGGGAGCGGGCCGGCCTCGAACGGGGCGCGCAGGGCGGCGAACCGGCGCGCAACGAGGCCTTCGTCGTAGGCGACGGCGGTGCGGCGGGCGGCATTGGCCGCGGCGAGATGGGCAAAGGCGCGGTCGACGTCGCCGATGTCGTCGTAGGCCTTGCCGAGGGCGAAGCCGAGCTGCATGCGGCACGCCGCGTCGGTCTCGGCGGCCAGCAGCGCCTCCATCTCGGCGACATGGGGGTGGCCCTCGCGGTAGCGCGTCCAGGTGGCGAGGTTGGCATGCGCCTCGGTGTAACGGGGCGCGAGGGCGATCGCGGTGCGGAACGCGGCCTCCGCCTCCTCGGTCCGGCCCAGGTCGCCCAGGCTGATTCCCATGTTGTTGAAGGCGACCTCGGCGCGCGGGTCGAGGGCGACGGCGCCCTCGTAGGCGGCGACGGCGGCGTCGTATCGGCGCGCCTCGCGCAGTGTGTTGCCGAGATCGATCAGCGGGCGCGCGGCGATCGGGTCGGCCGCGACCACCGCCTCATGGTCGGCCACGGCGGCGGAATAGAGGCCGAGGCGCGTGCGCACCCGAGCGCGGGCGGCGAGGGCCGCTGCGTCGTACGGGTCGAGGGCGAGGGCGGCGTCCAGCGCGGCGTGCGCCTCGTCGAGCCGCAGCGCCTCGGCGAGGGCGATGCCGAGGCGCGTGTGGGCCTGCGGCGAGCACGGCTCCAGCGCGGTGACCCGGGTGAGACAGGCGATCGCCTCGCCCCGGTGGCCGAGCTGGGCCAGCGCGGTGCCCAGGTTGGCGACGGCGGCGGTGCAGGTCGGCTGCGTTTTCACCGCGGCGGTCAGCGGGCCGAGCGCCGCCGCGGCGTCACCCCGCGCCAGGTGCACGCAGCCGAGCGCATATTGCGTGCGCACCAGACCGGGGTGGCGCCGGGCGAGCGGCTCGGCCAGGCGCAGCGCGGCGGCGGGGTCTCCGGCCGCAAGGTGCTGGCGGATCTCGGCGAGGGTGCGGGCGACCGGCTTGTCGCCGGGGCCGAGCGGGGCGGGCCGGGTGAGCGCCGTCAGCCCGTCGCGCGCGCGGGCGTTGGTGGGGTAGCGCGCCAGCACCTCGCCGTAGATCTCGTGGGCGGCGAGATAGTCGCCGTGGTCGGCGAGGCGCCGCGCCTTTGCCAGCGTCCGGTCGATCGAATGGGCTGCCGTCACCGCCCGCCTCCCCTTACCCTGTCGCAGGCGCGGCACCGTAGGCGGCGTGGCTTGCGCGGGGCTGCGCGGCGGGGACGCGCGGGCGATGGCTGCTCGGCGAAATCTAGCGCGCCGCGCGCAGCCTTCCGGCCCCGGCGCCGAACCACAGCAGCATGCCCGCCAGCGCCAGCATCACCGCGTTACCGGCGAGCGCGCCGGTGTAGCCGAACGGTGTGAGGTCGTGGACGAGGCCGACGAGGATGGGTCCGATGACGAAGCCGCCATCAGCGATGGCGCGCTGTGTCCCCATCGCCGGGCCGAAGAGGTTGGAGGGCGTGATGTCGGCGATCGCCGCCGCGACCGACGGGCCGTTGAAGCCGGAGCCGATGCCCAGCACCACGAACGCCGCCCAGTAGACCGCCGGATCGGTGGCGACGGCGACGGCGAGCAGCGCCCCGGCGACGAGCGAGGTGGAGAGTGCCGCCACGGTGATCGCGCCGAAGCGCTGCGTCGCCGGTCCGACGAGCGGCAGCATCGCCGCGTTGGCGACGGCCGCCGCCGTCAGCGCCAGGCCGATGAGGTCGACCGACAGGCCGAACCGCTGGTTGCCCACCAGCGGCATCGCCAGCCATTGCGCCGCGGTGCGGGTGAAAAAGATCCAGAACGTGACCGTGCAGAGGAGCACGTAGGCACGGTTCTTCAGGAAGGTGCGCATCGAGGCGGGGGCGACGGGCTCCTCCCCCTCGACCGGCTCCGGGTCGGTCGGCTCGCGGAAGGCGACGAGCACCAGAACGAGCGCCGCGCTGGCGAGGATGGCGTAGCCCCAGAAGGGCGCCGCGCTTCCCAGGTGCGCCGCGAGGCTGCCGCCCATCGCCGGGCCGACGCCCGCCCCCAGGAGCAGGAAGCCCTGGTAGAGCGCCATCGTGTGACCGCGCTTGCCGGGGGTGGAGAGCTGCACGAGCACGGCGGCGGACGTCGTCATGTAGATGCCGGAGCCGATGCCCTGGACGAAGCGCCAGATGAGCAGCCCCTCGAAGCTGTGCGCCATCGCCGCGCCCACCGCGCCCACGGCGATCAAAGCCGGGCCGGCGGAGAGGAAAGGGCGCCGTCCGAACTTCTCCGAGAGGATGCCGGCCGGGATATTGGCGACGAGCCGGCCGACGCCGAACAGCGTGATCAGCATCCCCACCAGCGCTCCGCCGACGCCGAACTCCATGGCGTAGAGCGGCAGGACCGGGGCGACGATGCCGTTGCCGGCCATCACGAGGCTGATGAGGACGAGGAGGATCGCAAGCTGCGGCCGACGGCCCAGCGCGGCGGGCCGGAGCGAAAGGTGAAGCGCCAAGTGTCGGGGTCCTCGTCAGTGGTCCGGGGCCCGAGCGGGCCGCCGCGCCGAGGCGGCGGCGGGACCGGTCGTCGCGCCCGGCGTCCCCGGCGCGAGCGCGGCCCGCGGCGGCGGCCCCGGCGCGGGAGCCTTCCGCCGAACTTGGGCCGATCGGCGGCACAAGTCCATGCCGCAGCCCGGCCGCTCCCGTCCGGCCGCCCCGCGACCAGCGCATGGCCGCGGCCATACCCCCCGGCCCTCGGACGACCGGGCCCTCGGACCAGAACCTCGGACGACCGGAACTGGGACGAACCGGTCGGCGACGGGGCGGCCGGCCGGCGCCGCGTCAGCCCAGTGCGGCGAGGACGGCGCGGGTGACGTCGGCGTTGGTGCTCTCACCGCCGAGTTCCACCGGCAGGATCGTCCCGGAGGCATAGGCGTCCCACACCGCGCGGTCGAGCGCGTCGCCGGCCTCGACCATGCGCCGGTCGCCGGCCTTCTCGCCCAGCCAGTCGAGCATCATCGCGGTCGAGACGA
This portion of the Acuticoccus sp. I52.16.1 genome encodes:
- a CDS encoding peroxiredoxin-like family protein; the protein is MTGGAPLTPFSQRLKGNVARLDAAYRASMEDATAHLRRSGMAGGAKTTGDRAPDFALPHGRGAPFVLSDALAAGPVVLSFLRGEWCSFCRIEMDALVDARSRIAARGARLVMISPQAPSAAFAARTCGLAGLTVLTDRLNGVALQYGLVFRMPDMLRHALLDLDVDLGHIYGTDAWLVPIPATYLLAPDGTIALAHIDPDTCVRLDPEEIVARI
- a CDS encoding LysR family transcriptional regulator is translated as MEMYQVRYFLAAAEQLNFTRAAERLHVAQPSLTRAIQKLEDELGGPLFRRERANTHLTELGRMMLPHLAASLAAAEAAKTQARSFSRREAGQLTLGASSAVCAQSVAPLLCATAREIAGLGFDVVIAPSADLEERLMGGELDAAFLTPLAGDAPGHERLDRHDVIDDPLVVAFAPEHRFMRAREVTLEDLDGEALVVRRGCGHEDAIAAAMEARAVVRAVRHRSDDERWMGEMVRAGLGVVLWPEAAAAAWGLPFRPLADLPVTFRVALTTVAGRRRSPALAALLRQAGMTASGDLAWPVPAA
- a CDS encoding tetratricopeptide repeat protein; the protein is MPVDRYGTAHAATDPSALRAFEAATHAVLAHRPNAGAALEQAIARDPGLVAAHALRGFSCLVLARDELAPAARLALQAAREAKDAKGDAVPAEAALVDALALAVDGRFRAAADRLDAYVATDPHALLHVKLAQSLRFMVGDIAGMLAGTGLVLPAWEAERPGFGYVLGCHAFGLEEAGELAAAEWVGRRAVAWAPDDAWGLHAVGHVYEMRGAIADGIGWIEAARPVWTGCNNFAFHMAWHLALFHLEAGDHARVLDLYDTEVRPLPTDDFRDMANAVSLLWRLELDGIAVGDRWEALAEIARKRRRDATLAFAALHNLIALVAAGDVASARELAAAMAAQATDETDQGDVMNAVGVDLAGVILSFGFGPRGPAALGVLATRLQDLGGSHAQRDVFVRTLAKAAAERGDRVALDRVLAARRRLKCDDRFVTTLDARLDARLDGRPGLRIHA
- a CDS encoding DUF1109 domain-containing protein encodes the protein MVQSLARDVPRVGRRAVERRILAGAAVGAAVSALLAVAVLGLRDDLGTAARGAALWTKVAYTLSLALAAVAMSMRLARPGRAPGRVAWVTAVPVLLLGALGAVELTRTPPADRMALWLGESWASCPWLVLALAVPVFAGLLRAYRRLAPTRLRAAGAAAGLTAGALAATVYCLHCPEASALFVLTWYSLGIVLAALAGALLGPLLLRW
- a CDS encoding sigma-70 family RNA polymerase sigma factor, with translation MQSTERALRGLMIDGLNGDASAHAALLRLLVPILRSFYRHRMRGDENDIEDLVQETLIAVHTRRATWDRARPFTAWMFAIARYKMADHFRRTRRLQPIDGLEETLAAADTEASVVAQLDVERLLAELPPKQARMIRATRIEGLSVSEAAEAGGIGESDVKVSVHRGLKALMVRVRGEQ
- a CDS encoding TRAP transporter substrate-binding protein, coding for MKRVIAAIAFAVTALPLGAAQAQDAVELHGASQFGDEHAFTKALVKFEELVDACYDGDVTFVLHKNSELGLEKDYFNFMSQGVSVDYAIVSPSHMSTYSKKAPLMDMPFLFRDTDHWNKVLEQGGLDPIAQDVSERADVELIGYAGGGTRNLIVNRPVRTMEDLKGLPMRVMGAPIQTRIFDAVNAAPSVIAYDEVYNAIQTGVIDAAENEAAGIEQMKFYEVGPHISKTQHAITVRPIGFAGKTMRRLPEALQACIREAGAEAGKYGRDIESTQDSQKLEAMEDQGLLTTYEFEEREKLLELAEPVKRAYAEELGATDTLDRINAIQ
- a CDS encoding TRAP transporter small permease; amino-acid sequence: MIRILDIIYWALRVAITLLIAALIVPVTMQVLSRYTGLVPRFIWTEELARFCFVWMIMVGSMIAVRDDTHFDVDLLPVPETARALGLAKLVRHLAMAGLAVAFLWYGRPFVNQGLMQTSEIAELPMVTIYVAWPLAGAVWLVFLIEKIARDIHYVRLGSVPLPPYDPIRRSGDLEAVEHVDVPR
- a CDS encoding TRAP transporter large permease, with product MSPAEVALILFGTFIALVILRVPVAFSLGLACVPVFFISDRLTPSLLFDQMFRSYNSFVLLAVPFFLLAANLMNSAGITQRLVNLSRVAVGHLPGGLGHINVLVSMLFAGISGSSTADAAGIGSLLIPQMKKEGYDSSFAVAVTACSSVMGVVIPPSILMVVWGGLMSVSIGGLFLAGILPGLLIAASMMGIVYIYAVRRGYPVYKRASGREFLQALLGALLPLATPAIIIGGIVGGFFTPTEASVIAVIYSLILGMVVYRTITPRRLPVVLYDSARFAAISLFCIGTASAFGWILAYFKIPQALVNEMATWGAGLTETGILIALAFLIVGMFIDAIPAIIILGTVLYPVAQDVGMHPIHFAIIGVVSLAFGLVTPPYGLCLLIASAIGEIRMVQALRDVAIILSAMIAVLLFIILFPDAILALPRWLMPRFVG